In the Candidatus Binatia bacterium genome, TCAGCGGCTCGCCCTCGGCCGACAGCGTCACGTCCTGCGCGCGGACGCCGCGCCACAGGCTGAGCGCCGAGAGCTCGCCGATCCGCACCTGCAGGCGCAGCGCTTCGGAGAGCAGCGTCTCGAGGCGCGGGCGCAGCGTCGCGCGCACGCCGGACACGTCGGAGACCAGCAGCACGCCCGCGAGCAGCAGCACCACCAGGCCGATCAGCCCGGCGAGCGCGATGACGACGTAGCGAAGCGTGCGCAAAGAAGGGTCCCTCAGAAGTTCGGCCCGATGGTGAAGTGTACCTGGACCAGCGAGTCGTCCGAATCGCTGCCGTCGAGCCTGCGGCCGCGGTCGAGGCCGAAGCCGATGTCGAGCTCGACGGGTCCGACGGGCGTCACCGCGCGCACGCCGAAGCCGACGCCGGTCTGCACGTTGCCGGGATCGAACTGCCACGCCGAGAGCTCGACGTCGCCCGCGTCGACGAACAGCACGCCCTGCAACGGTCCCCAGAGCGGGTGGCGGAGCTCGAGGCTGCCGACCACCACGCTGCGGCCGCCGATCGGATCGTCCGAGGCGGACAGCGGGCCGACGCGGCGGCGCGCGTAGCCGCGCACCGGGTTGATGCCGGTGCCGCCGGCGTAGAAGCGGTCCCAGAACTGGATCTGGTCGGTGTCGCCGTAGGGCACGATCGTGCCGGCGATGATGCGCGTCGCGAGCACCCAGTCGCCCCACAGCGGACGGTACGCGCGCCCGTCGACGATCAGGCGGTACCAATCGAAGTCGCTGCCGAAGCCCTCGTTCGCGACCTCGACCGAGCCACCCAGCGCGACTCCCTTGGTCGGGTTGATCGGATCGTCGAGCCGCGACCAGCGCAGCGCGACGCCCGGCGCGACGGTGAAGCCGGAGTTCTCGAAGCCCGGCAGCGCGTCGCGCGACGCGTCGCTCACGCTCGACAGCGAGTCGTAGCCCGCCGTCAAGAACAAGCTCGCCTCGGTCTCGCTGTTCACCCGCCAGTCGATGCGCGGCACGAGGCGCACGAAGTCGTCGACGTAGGTCGACTCGTCGTCCTGCCCGAGCGTGAAGTTGACGTAGGTCTTCATGTTGCGCGTCGGGAAGTACGGCTGCAGGAAGTTCGCCGCGATCGAGCGTCGCACCTGCGAGACGCGCGCGGAGACGCTGAGCTGCCGTCCGCCGCCGAGGAAGTTGTAGTGGCTCCACGACGCGAGCCCGCGCACGCCGTCCTCGGTGCTGTAGCCGGCGCCGAGACGGATCTCGCGCGTCGGACCTTCGGTGACGGTCAGCTTCATCGGCGCCACCCCGTCGACCACCTTCTCGGGCTCGAGGCGCACGATGTTGAAGAGACGGAGCCCGCGCAGGCGACGGATGGTCTCCGCGGTCTTGCGCGTGTCGTAGAGCTCGCCCGGCTCGTAGGCGAGCTCCTGCTCGACGAGGTTGTTCGAGACCTCGGTGAGGCCTTCGATCGATGTCTCGCCGAAGACTGCGATCTCGCCCGGATGCGCGCGGTACGTGACGTCCGCGCAGAGACGCGGGACGTCCACGACGGCGCGGCGCTCGACGCTCGCCGCGGCGTAGCCGTTCTCGCCGAGGAAGTCGACGAGCTGCTGCGCAGCGCCCTGGTAGTCGCTCTCGGTGAACGGCCGCCCGACGACGAGCGCGAAGTTCTTGCGCAGCCGTCGCATGCCCTCGGACGGGATGGGCAGCGCTCCGAGATCCACGTCGACCCGGCAGACGAGCACGCGCTCGCCGAGCGTGACCACGAGCCGCGCGCGCACCAGACCCGGCTCGCCCGGCGTGTCGGGCGTCGGGCCGTCGCGCGGCTCCTGCAGGATCTCGACCTCGGGCTCGACCTTCGCCTCGTAGAAGCCCTCGGCGCGCAGCTCGCGCTCGATCCGCGTCGCGTCGGCCTGCAGGTCCGCGGCGTGGAACTCCGGGCGCTCGCGCCAGAACACCCAGAACGGCCGCGTCGGCGTCTGCAGCTTGGAGACGTAGAGGAAGCGCTGCAGGAAGTTCAGCCCTTCGACCTCGACCGTCGTGACGCGCCAGGAGCGCCGGGCGTCGAAGCGCTCGAGCGGCATGAAGCCGCTCTCCTCCGCCGCGCGCCCCTCGCCGAGCAGCACGAGCAACAGCACGAGCTGGATCGCAGCCTTTGCTTGAGGTCGCACTGCGATTCCTACACCTATAGCCTCACCGCCCGCCCGCAAAGGAACCTGCGCACGAAGACGTCCACCGCGTCGTGCGACGCGAAGGAGCGGACATGCAGCTCGACGGACTCGGCATCATCGTCACCGGCGCCGCGAACGGCATCGGCGCGGCGACGCTCGCCGCATACGTGCGCGAGGGCGCGCGCGTCGCGGCGCTCGACGTCGAAGACGACGCCGGACGCGCCCGCGTCGCGACCCTCGGCGAGAGCGCGCGCTACTTCCACTGCGACGTGTCGCGCAAGCGCGAGGTCGACGCCGTGTTCGCCGACGCGGTCGCGTGGCTCGGTCGGCTCGACGTGCTCGCCCACGTCGCCGCGATCGAGGGCAGCGGTCCCGCAGAGAGCCTCTCGGAGGACGACTGGGCGCGGATGCTCGCCGTCAACCTGATGGGCACCGTGTTCACCAACCAGGCGGCGTTCCGTCACATGAAGGAGCGCGGCGGACGCATCATCAACTTCGGCTCGGGCGCCGCGGTGCGCGGCATGGTCGGCGCGTCGCACTACGCGGCCTCGAAGGGCGGCGTGCAAGCGTTCACGCGCACCGCCGCGCAGGAGTGGGGCGGCTACGGCGTCACCGTCAACGCGGTCGCGCCGGCGGCCTGGACGCGGATGTACGACGCCTACCTCGAGCGCCTCGGCGAGGTCGGACGCGAGATGGCGCTCGAGACCATGCAGCGCATGATCCCGCTCGGCGGCAAGCTCGGCGACCCCGAGCGCGACGTCGCGCCGGTGATGGTCTTCCTCGCGAGCCCTGCGGCGCACTTCATCACCGGCCAGCTGATCGCGGTCGACGGCGGGATGGTGATGCTCGGCGCTTGAAGCGCGCTCAGTCTTCCGCGTGCAGCTCCGCGTGCGACGTGCGGAAGCCGTCGCGCAGGAGCTGCGGCACCCTTCCCCGGTCGCGCGCGATGATCCAGCCGGCGAGCAGCAGGTAGAGCACCGAGACGCCCACGCGCTCGACCAGCACCCACTCCGGCGGAACGATCGCGCCGAGGATGAACTGCAGCCAGAACAAGCCGAACAGGCCGAGCGCCTCCCAGGTCGAGATCGAGAGCGAGACCAGGATCGCGACCGCGTACACCGACTGCGCGGCGGTGAGCAGCAGCTCCTCACGCTGGTGCGCGTCGACCGGCAGCCCGGAGAGCCCACCCGACGAGATCGCGAAGACCAGCGGCAGCGTGCCGACGAGCAGCGTCCACTGGTTGACCTTCGACGACACCAGCGTGCCGAGGCCGGCCGCGGTGTTGAGGCGCCACGCGTAGAGTCCCGCGACCAGCAGCTCCGGCGCCTCGGACGCGAGCGGCGCGAGCCACTGCACGAGCAGGAACTCGCTGACGCCGAGCGCGAGACCGGTCGCGACCAGCGCCTCGGCGAAGTGCTCGGCGACGAGCAGGATCACGGTCGCCGAGAACAGGAACAGCAGCGCCACCGCGAGCCGGCGCTGCCGCGTCGGGAAGCCGCCGATGTAGCGCGCGGGGCCGACCAGGTGCGGCTCCTCCGCCGGCGCGCTGGCGATGCGGATCGTGTAGAGGACGAAGATCCCGACCAGCACGAGCGCGTCGAAGAGATTGATCGTGCTCTTGAGCGGCAGGGTCAGCGAGTAGAGCGTCGCGGTGGCGAGGAACGCGAGCTCGATCGAGTGCGGCCGCTCGAGCTCGATCGCCTCGAAGCGCCGTCCGCGGGCGCGCGTACGGTACCAGGCGATGAACACCACCATCGACCAGCCGACGCCGATCAGCAGCCGGTTCGCGCCCGTCATGTTGGCGAGCGCGAGCGAGCACGGCGAGGCGACGACGCCTCCGGGCGGATTGCAGTCCGGACCGTACTCCGCGACCGCGAGCCCCGCCTTCCAGGCGAAGACCATGTCGACGGCGTACTCCGGCAGCACCGCGATGAACGCGAGCAGCGCGATCGCGAGACCGGCCGAGATGTCGAGCTGCGCGACCTCCGCCGCCCAGGACAGCATGAACGCGGCGCCGACGATCGCGAGACCGAAGAGCAGTGCCTCGACCGGGTGCGACAGGTGGAAGTCGAAGATCCGGATCAGGATGCCCGGGATGGTCGCGGCGACGGCCAGCGCCAACGAGAACTGCTGCCGTCCGGGATGAACGTCCCGCAGATCTTCGGCCGTGGTCGTCATTGCCTTCTCGTCCTCCTCGAGCGCCGCACGGGCGACCGGCAAATCTCGCCGTGCTTAGCAGACGGACGGGGGCGTGCCACGACCTGCGCACGTCGCGCGTCGCGCTCCGAGCGCTGGCGGCGCGCCGCCCGACGGGGTAGCGATCGGCGCTCCCATGCAAGCCCAGCGACGGACCTCCGCCCCGCCCGCGCTCGACGGCGAGGCGCGCTTCGAGCTGTGGCGCAGGCGGCTCGGCTTCGTGCTGGCGCCGGTCGCCTTCGCTGTCGCCTGGTTCGCGTCGGCCGACATGCCGCAGCCGGCGCACCGTCTCGCCGCGGTGCTCGCGGCGGTGGTCGTGCTGTGGGTCAGCGAGGCGATCCCGATGGCGATGACCGCGTTCCTCGGCGTCGCCGCCGCGGTCGCGCTCGGCGTCGCGCCGGCGCAGGCTGCGTTCGCGCCGTTCGCCGATCCGTTGATCTTCCTCTTCATCGGCACCTTCATCCTCGCGCGCGCGATCTTCTTCCACGGCCTCGACCGCCGCTTCGCGTACGCGATCCTCGGCATGCGCGGCGTCGGCGAGCGTCCGGCGCGCGTGCTGGTCGCCTACGCCGCGGCGAGCTGCCTCCTGTCGATGTGGATCAGCAACACGGCGACCACCGCGATGATGTTCCCGATCGGGATCGCGCTGCTGCGCTCGCTCGATTCTCTGCGCGACACGCGCACGGCGGGCGCCTTCGCTTCGGCGCTGCTGCTGTCGAACGCGCTCGCGGCGTCGATCGGCGGCGTCGCGACGCCGGTCGGCACGCCGCCGAACCTGATCGGCATCGGCTTCCTTCGCCGCGAGATGGGCGTCGACGTCGCGTTCTTCTCGTGGATCGCGCTCGGCGTGCCGGTCGTCGTGCTGACCTTCGCGGCGATGATCGCGCGCCTCCTGTGGTCGTCGTCCGAGCGCCAGGTCCACCTCGCGGGCGTCGCGCAGACGATCGCCGAGCAGCGCCGCGCGCTCGGACCGTGGACGCGCGGTCAGGTGAACACGGTGATCGCGTTCGCGGTCGCGGTGGTGCTGTGGATCACGCCGGGCGTGATGGCGCTCGTCCTCGGCCAGGACCACCCGGCGTACCGCGCGTACACCGGCGCGCTGCCCGAGGGCGTGGTCGCTCTCTTCGCCGCGGGTCTGCTGTTCGTCCTGCCGACCAACCTGCGGCGCCTGGAGTTCACGCTCGACTGGCGCGAGGCGGTGCAGATCGACTGGTGGATCGTCTTCCTCTACGGCGGCGGCATCGCGCTCGGCACGCTCGCCTTCACCACCGGGCTCGCCGAGCGGCTCGGGTTCGCGCTGACCTCGCTGGTCGGCGTCGAGAGCGAGCTCGGGCTGATCGCGCTCTCGGCGCTGATCGCGGCCGCGCTGTCGGAGACGACGAGCAACACCGCGTCGGTCAACATGATCGTGCCGGTGGTGATCGCGTTCGCGCGCTCGTCGGGGATCGACCCGCTGCTGCCCGCGCTCGCGGCGACGATGGCGGCGTCGCTCGGCTTCATGCTGCCGGTGTCGACGCCGTGCAACGCGATCGTCTACGCCTCGGGCCGCATCCCGCTGACCACCATGATGCGCCACGGGATCTGGCTCGACCTCGCCGGCGTGATCGTCGTCACGCTGGTGGTCGGCGGGCTCGGTCCGCTGCTGCGCGGGCTGCTCGGCGGCTGATCCCCGAGGTTCGTCAGGACACGGCCGCGCGCTGCGCGGGCTCGACGTCGCGCAGCAGCTCGAGCAGCTCGTCGTGCTGCGCCGCCGCGTCCGCGCGCCCGAGCTCGATCAGCGGCTGCGTGTAGGCCGAGTCGAACAGCAGGTAGGACAGCAGGTCCTTGTCGGTGAAGGCGCCGCGCGCGGCGGCGCGCATCGCGGCGCCGGCGACGCGGTCGGCGAGCTCCGTGCGCGCCCCGCGCGACGGCAGGCTCTTGCCCGCGAGCTCGCCGAGGTCGTGCGACGGCTGGATGAAGCAGCACGGGACCACGCGCAGCGGCGTGCCGCGCATCTTCTCGACCGTGCGGTTCAGGCGGTCGAGGAAGTCGGGCCCGTACTCGCGCAGCCCGGTCTCGAACACGGCGTTCATCAGCCGGAGCTGCTGGACGTCGTTCTCGACGCGGTCGAGCAGCAGCGCGTTCAGCACCTTGCCCGCGAGGAAGGCGGGATTGAGGTAGGACAGCTCGCGCTGGCGCGCGATGCGGTCCTCGACGTCGCTCGGGCGGCGGTGGCGCAGGCCGATGACCAGCACGCGGTCGGCGCCGAGGCGCAGCGCGGGGAGCAGCGGCGTGTTCAGCCGCAGCCCGCCGTCGCAGTAGAACGTGCCGTCGATCCGCCGCGGCGCGAACAGCACGGGGATCGCGGCCGAGGCGAGCGCGTGGTCGAGGCGGATCCGCGTCGGGCGCGCGATCACGAAGGGGTCGTCGGGCCAGTGCGGCGCCGCGCCGTCGCGGCTCTCGAAGAAGACGACCGAGCGCCCGGTCGCGATCTCGGTCGCGGTGATCGCGAGCGCGTCGATGACGCCGCGCTCGACGTTGCCGCGGATCCGCGCCCAGCTCACCTGGTGGGCGACGATGTCCTCGAGCGGCGTGGTGTCGAAGAGGCCCGGCAGCGCGAGCCCCTGGCCGTGCGGCTTGTGCGCGGGCGCCGGCCGGCCGACGCGTCCGAGCAGCCAGAGCGGCACCCGCAGCAGGTCCGCGACGCCGAGCCGGTAGACGCGCGTCAGCGATAGAGAGCGCCACAGCTCGATCAGCTTCGCGCCGCTGCCGGGGGTCGCGCCGGTCGCGGCGAGGTAGCAGGCGTGGATCGCCCCGACGCTCGTGCCCGTGACGATCGCGAAGCGGACCGGGTGGCCGAGGTGCTGCGGCAGCTCGTCGAGGACGTAGGACAGCACCCCGGCCTCGTACGCGCCGCGCGCACCACCGCCCGAGAGCACGACGGCGATTCTCGGCCCCTGCGGCGCGGCGGCCATGCGCGTCCCTCCTGCCGGTTCCCGGGCGGCGGATCAATCAAAACACGCAATGCGGCCGATGAAGTTGGGCAGACTCGTCAAACGCGCT is a window encoding:
- a CDS encoding BamA/TamA family outer membrane protein; protein product: MRPQAKAAIQLVLLLVLLGEGRAAEESGFMPLERFDARRSWRVTTVEVEGLNFLQRFLYVSKLQTPTRPFWVFWRERPEFHAADLQADATRIERELRAEGFYEAKVEPEVEILQEPRDGPTPDTPGEPGLVRARLVVTLGERVLVCRVDVDLGALPIPSEGMRRLRKNFALVVGRPFTESDYQGAAQQLVDFLGENGYAAASVERRAVVDVPRLCADVTYRAHPGEIAVFGETSIEGLTEVSNNLVEQELAYEPGELYDTRKTAETIRRLRGLRLFNIVRLEPEKVVDGVAPMKLTVTEGPTREIRLGAGYSTEDGVRGLASWSHYNFLGGGRQLSVSARVSQVRRSIAANFLQPYFPTRNMKTYVNFTLGQDDESTYVDDFVRLVPRIDWRVNSETEASLFLTAGYDSLSSVSDASRDALPGFENSGFTVAPGVALRWSRLDDPINPTKGVALGGSVEVANEGFGSDFDWYRLIVDGRAYRPLWGDWVLATRIIAGTIVPYGDTDQIQFWDRFYAGGTGINPVRGYARRRVGPLSASDDPIGGRSVVVGSLELRHPLWGPLQGVLFVDAGDVELSAWQFDPGNVQTGVGFGVRAVTPVGPVELDIGFGLDRGRRLDGSDSDDSLVQVHFTIGPNF
- a CDS encoding SDR family NAD(P)-dependent oxidoreductase → MQLDGLGIIVTGAANGIGAATLAAYVREGARVAALDVEDDAGRARVATLGESARYFHCDVSRKREVDAVFADAVAWLGRLDVLAHVAAIEGSGPAESLSEDDWARMLAVNLMGTVFTNQAAFRHMKERGGRIINFGSGAAVRGMVGASHYAASKGGVQAFTRTAAQEWGGYGVTVNAVAPAAWTRMYDAYLERLGEVGREMALETMQRMIPLGGKLGDPERDVAPVMVFLASPAAHFITGQLIAVDGGMVMLGA
- a CDS encoding sodium:proton exchanger, whose protein sequence is MTTTAEDLRDVHPGRQQFSLALAVAATIPGILIRIFDFHLSHPVEALLFGLAIVGAAFMLSWAAEVAQLDISAGLAIALLAFIAVLPEYAVDMVFAWKAGLAVAEYGPDCNPPGGVVASPCSLALANMTGANRLLIGVGWSMVVFIAWYRTRARGRRFEAIELERPHSIELAFLATATLYSLTLPLKSTINLFDALVLVGIFVLYTIRIASAPAEEPHLVGPARYIGGFPTRQRRLAVALLFLFSATVILLVAEHFAEALVATGLALGVSEFLLVQWLAPLASEAPELLVAGLYAWRLNTAAGLGTLVSSKVNQWTLLVGTLPLVFAISSGGLSGLPVDAHQREELLLTAAQSVYAVAILVSLSISTWEALGLFGLFWLQFILGAIVPPEWVLVERVGVSVLYLLLAGWIIARDRGRVPQLLRDGFRTSHAELHAED
- a CDS encoding DASS family sodium-coupled anion symporter encodes the protein MQAQRRTSAPPALDGEARFELWRRRLGFVLAPVAFAVAWFASADMPQPAHRLAAVLAAVVVLWVSEAIPMAMTAFLGVAAAVALGVAPAQAAFAPFADPLIFLFIGTFILARAIFFHGLDRRFAYAILGMRGVGERPARVLVAYAAASCLLSMWISNTATTAMMFPIGIALLRSLDSLRDTRTAGAFASALLLSNALAASIGGVATPVGTPPNLIGIGFLRREMGVDVAFFSWIALGVPVVVLTFAAMIARLLWSSSERQVHLAGVAQTIAEQRRALGPWTRGQVNTVIAFAVAVVLWITPGVMALVLGQDHPAYRAYTGALPEGVVALFAAGLLFVLPTNLRRLEFTLDWREAVQIDWWIVFLYGGGIALGTLAFTTGLAERLGFALTSLVGVESELGLIALSALIAAALSETTSNTASVNMIVPVVIAFARSSGIDPLLPALAATMAASLGFMLPVSTPCNAIVYASGRIPLTTMMRHGIWLDLAGVIVVTLVVGGLGPLLRGLLGG
- a CDS encoding patatin-like phospholipase family protein, which gives rise to MAAAPQGPRIAVVLSGGGARGAYEAGVLSYVLDELPQHLGHPVRFAIVTGTSVGAIHACYLAATGATPGSGAKLIELWRSLSLTRVYRLGVADLLRVPLWLLGRVGRPAPAHKPHGQGLALPGLFDTTPLEDIVAHQVSWARIRGNVERGVIDALAITATEIATGRSVVFFESRDGAAPHWPDDPFVIARPTRIRLDHALASAAIPVLFAPRRIDGTFYCDGGLRLNTPLLPALRLGADRVLVIGLRHRRPSDVEDRIARQRELSYLNPAFLAGKVLNALLLDRVENDVQQLRLMNAVFETGLREYGPDFLDRLNRTVEKMRGTPLRVVPCCFIQPSHDLGELAGKSLPSRGARTELADRVAGAAMRAAARGAFTDKDLLSYLLFDSAYTQPLIELGRADAAAQHDELLELLRDVEPAQRAAVS